The Juglans microcarpa x Juglans regia isolate MS1-56 chromosome 8S, Jm3101_v1.0, whole genome shotgun sequence genome has a window encoding:
- the LOC121244320 gene encoding uncharacterized protein LOC121244320 isoform X2, whose amino-acid sequence MEIVTGDRYLEKLVEFVDEQAGPLLDGAMVLKLNPAGLHYAQSRLEALNELESLLAGAPIDYLRAYVSDLGDHRALEQLRRILRLIPSLKVVSALTPPSRDPTPLSLRPFGRLRVLELRGCDLSTSAARGLLELRHTLEKIICHNSTDALRHVFASRIAEIKGSPQWNRLSFVSCACNGLILMDESLQLLPAVETLDLSRNKFAKVDNLCKCAKLKHLDLGFNHLRSITYFNEVSCRIVKLVLRNNALATLHGIENLKSLEGLDVSYNLISNFSELEFLGCLPSLRSLWLEGNPLCCARWYRAQVFSFFNHLDKLKLDDKHISTREFWKRQIIIASRQKRPATFGFYSPAKDEAREDGSIYRRRRKASRLASIEKEEENTYICSDQESVSCDVDIQSREEAVMSDAEAEIVDLMNRVELMKKERSVLWLRELRVWMDHASENFVERSKSYGATLHNEKENYMKGKPSKWYLGDSSRYVSDSVQASGDDSSTNVLESDNSFADMSTGLPANPYFSQVSFLGNGSRFSLAGMGRIDLKEEHPKSYSHDGITTISLQAKSSHPDIFAVQGVHGVFENVIMSPLPATDDMLVSHSPSPFPSSPPHYQEDILHRRHNLVEETLQLSAESYSPASSDSNTSCSDDDFCESIVAVDKSLNEAYARSAEGHSFSFDVEEDFDHLSHEIPHVRENGTSCSFVDQTSSMHKFSNSERFLESHCNDFPTADTLDDQVSCYVNQEADYFEKRKSQRKLKKKVIPLLGENNVVGGTELSFKSDGNLDICGVHGAAIENEQGKQISYTSEFQEVIHMEEKWKKAIVAPPIDDSYKFPGSWCSSSWSADFIENFFNTNIAESSIRETCRQYLCCDCVLEPESKYGERCREVILVMSSENKLYILLIGISGDGSGAILSLVGCHKMEDIREVSVGVGLQVVRLCIDRDSAYLFITRSIEKSRQLFSTLKVFDLHPENDHCSLRSLEQVQVELFEKQIYGGSKVNIFQYSMVLFRRTANEEDKWLSRSLFVIGRHLLVCVEDLVHFSSLSMDSSLPPYFSLDSCCSIVDLSEMVIEARESRCVTLALKCTASEFYPSAKANTEGASINDEKKASGCVTWKIRWFSEESLFNFVALVKAIHVGTSMSPLLLRCKW is encoded by the exons ATGGAGATTGTGACCGGGGATAGGTACCTGGAGAAGCTGGTGGAATTCGTCGACGAGCAGGCTGGTCCGCTGCTCGACGGTGCCATGGTTCTGAAGCTCAACCCGGCGGGCTTGCACTACGCACAGTCGCGCCTGGAGGCGCTGAACGAGCTCGAGAGCCTACTGGCTGGTGCGCCCATCGACTACCTCCGCGCCTACGTGTCGGACCTCGGAGACCACCGCGCGCTCGAGCAGCTCCGCCGGATTCTCCGCCTGATTCCTTCGCTCAAGGTCGTCTCGGCGCTTACGCCGCCTTCTCGGGATCCCACACCGCTCTCTTTGCGTCCGTTCGGGAGGCTGAGGGTTCTGGAGCTTAGGGGCTGCGATTTGTCCACCTCCGCTGCCCGAGGGTTGTTGGAGTTGAGGCACACTTTGGAAAAAATCATATGCCACAATTCTACT GATGCTCTACGGCATGTCTTTGCGAGCAGAATTGCCGAGATAAAGGGCTCTCCTCAATGGAACCGGTTGTCCTTTGTTTCATGTGCTTGTAATGGCTTGATTCTCATGGACGAGTCTTTGCAACTTCTTCCTGCTGTTGAAACTCTTGATCTTAGCCGGAACAAGTTTGCAAAAGTGGATAATCTTTGCAAGTGTGCCAAATTGAAGCACCTGGATCTTGGTTTTAATCACCTAAGATCGATTACATACTTCAATGAG GTCTCCTGTCGTATTGTTAAACTTGTTTTGAGGAACAATGCTCTAGCGACATTGCATGGGATTGAGAATCTGAAGTCACTTGAAGGGCTTGATGTTTCCTACAATTTAATTTCCAATTTTTCAGAGTTAGAGTTCCTTGGGTGCCTTCCCTCTCTACGAAGCCTATGGTTGGAAGGAAATCCATTATGTTGTGCCCGATGGTATAGAGCCCAAGTATTCAGCTTTTTCAATCATTTAGATAAA TTGAAGTTAGATGATAAGCACATCAGCACCAGAGAGTTCTGGAAACGTCAAATTATCATTGCCAGCAGGCAGAAGCGACCTGCCACCTTTGGATTTTATTCTCCTGCAAAAGATGAAGCTAGAGAAGATGGGAGTATTTACCGAAGACGG AGAAAGGCATCTCGACTTGCTTCTattgagaaggaagaagagaacACATATATATGTTCTGACCAAGAGTCTGTATCATGTGATGTTGATATTCAGAGCAGAGAAGAGGCTGTCATGTCCGATGCCGAagctgaaattgttgatttaATGAATAGAGTTGAACTCATGAAGAAAGAGCGTTCTGTTCTTTGGTTACGGGAGTTAAGGGTGTGGATGGATCATGCTTCTGAGAATTTTGTGGAAAGATCTAAATCTTATGGGGCAACATTGCATAACGAAAAAGAGAATTATATGAAAGGAAAGCCAAGCAAATGGTATCTGGGTGATAGTTCGAGATATGTTTCTGACTCTGTCCAAGCTTCTGGAGATGATAGTAGTACAAATGTTTTAGAATCTGATAATTCCTTTGCAGATATGTCTACTGGTTTGCCTGCTAACCCATACTTTAGTCAAGTTAGTTTCCTGGGGAATGGTAGTCGGTTTTCTTTGGCTGGAATGGGGAGAATTGATCTGAAAGAGGAGCATCCAAAATCTTATTCACATGACGGGATTACTACTATTTCTCTGCAAGCTAAAAGTTCACACCCTGATATCTTTGCTGTCCAAGGTGTTCATGGGGTGTTTGAAAATGTCATCATGTCACCATTACCAGCCACTGATGATATGTTAGTGTCTCATTCACCCTCTCCTTTCCCTTCATCTCCCCCTCATTATCAAGAGGACATTCTACATCGTCGCCACAACTTAGTCGAAGAAACTTTGCAACTATCTGCAGAGTCTTATTCACCAGCATCATCTGATAGTAATACCAGCTGTAGTGATGATGATTTCTGTGAATCAATAGTCGCTGTTGATAAGTCGCTGAATGAAGCTTATGCTAGAAGTGCTGAAGGccactcattttcttttgatgtCGAGGAGGATTTTGACCACCTAAGTCATGAAATTCCTCATGTAAGAGAAAATGGCACGTCTTGTTCTTTTGTTGACCAGACCTCTagtatgcacaaattttcaaattcagaACGGTTCTTGGAATCACATTGCAATGATTTTCCTACTGCTGATACTCTTGATGATCAAGTTTCTTGTTATGTCAACCAAGAGGCTGATTATTTTGAGAAGAGAAAAAGCCAaaggaaattgaagaaaaaagtaATTCCACTACTAGGGGAGAATAATGTGGTTGGTGGGACAGAATTGTCATTCAAATCAGATGGCAATTTGGATATTTGTGGAGTTCATGGAGCTGCAATCGAAAATGAACAAGGGAAACAAATTTCATATACCAGCGAATTCCAGGAAGTTATTCATATGGAAGAGAAGTGGAAAAAAGCAATTGTAGCCCCACCAATTGATGATTCTTATAAATTTCCAGGGTCTTGGTGCTCATCTTCTTGGAGTGCtgattttattgagaattttttcaATACAAATATTGCAGAATCTAGCATTCGTGAAACTTGTCGACAGTATTTGTGTTGTGATTGTGTACTTGAGCCAGAGTCCAAATATGGAGAAAG ATGCAGAGAAGTGATTCTGGTAATGAGCAGTGAAAACAAGTTGTATATTTTGCTTATTGGTATTTCAGGTGATGGATCAG GAGCTATCTTAAGTTTAGTAGGTTGCCATAAAATGGAAGATATTAGAGAGGTTTCAGTTGGTGTTGGACTTCAGGTTGTGAG GTTGTGCATTGACAGGGATTCAGCATACCTGTTTATAACTAGAAGCATCGAGAAGTCAAGGCAATTATTTAGTACCTTGAAAGTGTTTGATTTACATCCAGAAAATGATCATTGTTCTTTACGAAG TTTGGAGCAGGTCCAGGTTGAATTGTTTGAGAAACAAATATATGGAGGTTCAAAAGTGAACATCTTCCAATACTCTATGGTGCTATTCAGGCGCACCGCCAATGAAG AGGATAAATGGCTTTCAAGATCACTATTTGTGATTGGAAGGCATCTGCTTGTGTGTGTTGAAGACCTTGTGCACTTCAGCTCCCTTTCAATGGATTCATCTTTGCCTCCATATTTCTCACTTGATTCATGTTGCTCCATTGTTGACTTATCTGAGATG GTCATCGAGGCTAGAGAGAGTCGGTGTGTGACCCTAGCTCTTAAATGTACCGCATCAGAGTTCTACCCCTCTGCCAAAGCCAACACGGAGGGTGCATCAATCAATGATGAGAAGAAAGCTTCAGGCTGTGTAACATGGAAGATCAGGTGGTTCTCTGAAGAGAGTCTGTTCAATTTCGTGGCATTGGTAAAGGCAATCCATGTAGGAACATCCATGTCTCCCTTGCTCCTAAGATGTAAATGGTGA
- the LOC121244320 gene encoding uncharacterized protein LOC121244320 isoform X4, translating into MEIVTGDRYLEKLVEFVDEQAGPLLDGAMVLKLNPAGLHYAQSRLEALNELESLLAGAPIDYLRAYVSDLGDHRALEQLRRILRLIPSLKVVSALTPPSRDPTPLSLRPFGRLRVLELRGCDLSTSAARGLLELRHTLEKIICHNSTDALRHVFASRIAEIKGSPQWNRLSFVSCACNGLILMDESLQLLPAVETLDLSRNKFAKVDNLCKCAKLKHLDLGFNHLRSITYFNELGKLPMVLCIELYSVSCRIVKLVLRNNALATLHGIENLKSLEGLDVSYNLISNFSELEFLGCLPSLRSLWLEGNPLCCARWYRAQVFSFFNHLDKLKLDDKHISTREFWKRQIIIASRQKRPATFGFYSPAKDEAREDGSIYRRRRKASRLASIEKEEENTYICSDQESVSCDVDIQSREEAVMSDAEAEIVDLMNRVELMKKERSVLWLRELRVWMDHASENFVERSKSYGATLHNEKENYMKGKPSKWYLGDSSRYVSDSVQASGDDSSTNVLESDNSFADMSTGLPANPYFSQVSFLGNGSRFSLAGMGRIDLKEEHPKSYSHDGITTISLQAKSSHPDIFAVQGVHGVFENVIMSPLPATDDMLVSHSPSPFPSSPPHYQEDILHRRHNLVEETLQLSAESYSPASSDSNTSCSDDDFCESIVAVDKSLNEAYARSAEGHSFSFDVEEDFDHLSHEIPHVRENGTSCSFVDQTSSMHKFSNSERFLESHCNDFPTADTLDDQVSCYVNQEADYFEKRKSQRKLKKKVIPLLGENNVVGGTELSFKSDGNLDICGVHGAAIENEQGKQISYTSEFQEVIHMEEKWKKAIVAPPIDDSYKFPGSWCSSSWSADFIENFFNTNIAESSIRETCRQYLCCDCVLEPESKYGERCREVILVMSSENKLYILLIGISGDGSGAILSLVGCHKMEDIREVSVGVGLQVVRLCIDRDSAYLFITRSIEKSRQLFSTLKVFDLHPENDHCSLRSLEQVQVELFEKQIYGGSKVNIFQYSMVLFRRTANEGHRG; encoded by the exons ATGGAGATTGTGACCGGGGATAGGTACCTGGAGAAGCTGGTGGAATTCGTCGACGAGCAGGCTGGTCCGCTGCTCGACGGTGCCATGGTTCTGAAGCTCAACCCGGCGGGCTTGCACTACGCACAGTCGCGCCTGGAGGCGCTGAACGAGCTCGAGAGCCTACTGGCTGGTGCGCCCATCGACTACCTCCGCGCCTACGTGTCGGACCTCGGAGACCACCGCGCGCTCGAGCAGCTCCGCCGGATTCTCCGCCTGATTCCTTCGCTCAAGGTCGTCTCGGCGCTTACGCCGCCTTCTCGGGATCCCACACCGCTCTCTTTGCGTCCGTTCGGGAGGCTGAGGGTTCTGGAGCTTAGGGGCTGCGATTTGTCCACCTCCGCTGCCCGAGGGTTGTTGGAGTTGAGGCACACTTTGGAAAAAATCATATGCCACAATTCTACT GATGCTCTACGGCATGTCTTTGCGAGCAGAATTGCCGAGATAAAGGGCTCTCCTCAATGGAACCGGTTGTCCTTTGTTTCATGTGCTTGTAATGGCTTGATTCTCATGGACGAGTCTTTGCAACTTCTTCCTGCTGTTGAAACTCTTGATCTTAGCCGGAACAAGTTTGCAAAAGTGGATAATCTTTGCAAGTGTGCCAAATTGAAGCACCTGGATCTTGGTTTTAATCACCTAAGATCGATTACATACTTCAATGAG cttGGAAAGCTACCGATGGTGCTATGCATTGAGCTTTATAGT GTCTCCTGTCGTATTGTTAAACTTGTTTTGAGGAACAATGCTCTAGCGACATTGCATGGGATTGAGAATCTGAAGTCACTTGAAGGGCTTGATGTTTCCTACAATTTAATTTCCAATTTTTCAGAGTTAGAGTTCCTTGGGTGCCTTCCCTCTCTACGAAGCCTATGGTTGGAAGGAAATCCATTATGTTGTGCCCGATGGTATAGAGCCCAAGTATTCAGCTTTTTCAATCATTTAGATAAA TTGAAGTTAGATGATAAGCACATCAGCACCAGAGAGTTCTGGAAACGTCAAATTATCATTGCCAGCAGGCAGAAGCGACCTGCCACCTTTGGATTTTATTCTCCTGCAAAAGATGAAGCTAGAGAAGATGGGAGTATTTACCGAAGACGG AGAAAGGCATCTCGACTTGCTTCTattgagaaggaagaagagaacACATATATATGTTCTGACCAAGAGTCTGTATCATGTGATGTTGATATTCAGAGCAGAGAAGAGGCTGTCATGTCCGATGCCGAagctgaaattgttgatttaATGAATAGAGTTGAACTCATGAAGAAAGAGCGTTCTGTTCTTTGGTTACGGGAGTTAAGGGTGTGGATGGATCATGCTTCTGAGAATTTTGTGGAAAGATCTAAATCTTATGGGGCAACATTGCATAACGAAAAAGAGAATTATATGAAAGGAAAGCCAAGCAAATGGTATCTGGGTGATAGTTCGAGATATGTTTCTGACTCTGTCCAAGCTTCTGGAGATGATAGTAGTACAAATGTTTTAGAATCTGATAATTCCTTTGCAGATATGTCTACTGGTTTGCCTGCTAACCCATACTTTAGTCAAGTTAGTTTCCTGGGGAATGGTAGTCGGTTTTCTTTGGCTGGAATGGGGAGAATTGATCTGAAAGAGGAGCATCCAAAATCTTATTCACATGACGGGATTACTACTATTTCTCTGCAAGCTAAAAGTTCACACCCTGATATCTTTGCTGTCCAAGGTGTTCATGGGGTGTTTGAAAATGTCATCATGTCACCATTACCAGCCACTGATGATATGTTAGTGTCTCATTCACCCTCTCCTTTCCCTTCATCTCCCCCTCATTATCAAGAGGACATTCTACATCGTCGCCACAACTTAGTCGAAGAAACTTTGCAACTATCTGCAGAGTCTTATTCACCAGCATCATCTGATAGTAATACCAGCTGTAGTGATGATGATTTCTGTGAATCAATAGTCGCTGTTGATAAGTCGCTGAATGAAGCTTATGCTAGAAGTGCTGAAGGccactcattttcttttgatgtCGAGGAGGATTTTGACCACCTAAGTCATGAAATTCCTCATGTAAGAGAAAATGGCACGTCTTGTTCTTTTGTTGACCAGACCTCTagtatgcacaaattttcaaattcagaACGGTTCTTGGAATCACATTGCAATGATTTTCCTACTGCTGATACTCTTGATGATCAAGTTTCTTGTTATGTCAACCAAGAGGCTGATTATTTTGAGAAGAGAAAAAGCCAaaggaaattgaagaaaaaagtaATTCCACTACTAGGGGAGAATAATGTGGTTGGTGGGACAGAATTGTCATTCAAATCAGATGGCAATTTGGATATTTGTGGAGTTCATGGAGCTGCAATCGAAAATGAACAAGGGAAACAAATTTCATATACCAGCGAATTCCAGGAAGTTATTCATATGGAAGAGAAGTGGAAAAAAGCAATTGTAGCCCCACCAATTGATGATTCTTATAAATTTCCAGGGTCTTGGTGCTCATCTTCTTGGAGTGCtgattttattgagaattttttcaATACAAATATTGCAGAATCTAGCATTCGTGAAACTTGTCGACAGTATTTGTGTTGTGATTGTGTACTTGAGCCAGAGTCCAAATATGGAGAAAG ATGCAGAGAAGTGATTCTGGTAATGAGCAGTGAAAACAAGTTGTATATTTTGCTTATTGGTATTTCAGGTGATGGATCAG GAGCTATCTTAAGTTTAGTAGGTTGCCATAAAATGGAAGATATTAGAGAGGTTTCAGTTGGTGTTGGACTTCAGGTTGTGAG GTTGTGCATTGACAGGGATTCAGCATACCTGTTTATAACTAGAAGCATCGAGAAGTCAAGGCAATTATTTAGTACCTTGAAAGTGTTTGATTTACATCCAGAAAATGATCATTGTTCTTTACGAAG TTTGGAGCAGGTCCAGGTTGAATTGTTTGAGAAACAAATATATGGAGGTTCAAAAGTGAACATCTTCCAATACTCTATGGTGCTATTCAGGCGCACCGCCAATGAAG GTCATCGAGGCTAG
- the LOC121244320 gene encoding uncharacterized protein LOC121244320 isoform X5 has protein sequence MEIVTGDRYLEKLVEFVDEQAGPLLDGAMVLKLNPAGLHYAQSRLEALNELESLLAGAPIDYLRAYVSDLGDHRALEQLRRILRLIPSLKVVSALTPPSRDPTPLSLRPFGRLRVLELRGCDLSTSAARGLLELRHTLEKIICHNSTDALRHVFASRIAEIKGSPQWNRLSFVSCACNGLILMDESLQLLPAVETLDLSRNKFAKVDNLCKCAKLKHLDLGFNHLRSITYFNELGKLPMVLCIELYSVSCRIVKLVLRNNALATLHGIENLKSLEGLDVSYNLISNFSELEFLGCLPSLRSLWLEGNPLCCARWYRAQVFSFFNHLDKLKLDDKHISTREFWKRQIIIASRQKRPATFGFYSPAKDEAREDGSIYRRRRKASRLASIEKEEENTYICSDQESVSCDVDIQSREEAVMSDAEAEIVDLMNRVELMKKERSVLWLRELRVWMDHASENFVERSKSYGATLHNEKENYMKGKPSKWYLGDSSRYVSDSVQASGDDSSTNVLESDNSFADMSTGLPANPYFSQVSFLGNGSRFSLAGMGRIDLKEEHPKSYSHDGITTISLQAKSSHPDIFAVQGVHGVFENVIMSPLPATDDMLVSHSPSPFPSSPPHYQEDILHRRHNLVEETLQLSAESYSPASSDSNTSCSDDDFCESIVAVDKSLNEAYARSAEGHSFSFDVEEDFDHLSHEIPHVRENGTSCSFVDQTSSMHKFSNSERFLESHCNDFPTADTLDDQVSCYVNQEADYFEKRKSQRKLKKKVIPLLGENNVVGGTELSFKSDGNLDICGVHGAAIENEQGKQISYTSEFQEVIHMEEKWKKAIVAPPIDDSYKFPGSWCSSSWSADFIENFFNTNIAESSIRETCRQYLCCDCVLEPESKYGERCREVILVMSSENKLYILLIGISGDGSGAILSLVGCHKMEDIREVSVGVGLQVVRLCIDRDSAYLFITRSIEKSRQLFSTLKVFDLHPENDHCSLRRSRLNCLRNKYMEVQK, from the exons ATGGAGATTGTGACCGGGGATAGGTACCTGGAGAAGCTGGTGGAATTCGTCGACGAGCAGGCTGGTCCGCTGCTCGACGGTGCCATGGTTCTGAAGCTCAACCCGGCGGGCTTGCACTACGCACAGTCGCGCCTGGAGGCGCTGAACGAGCTCGAGAGCCTACTGGCTGGTGCGCCCATCGACTACCTCCGCGCCTACGTGTCGGACCTCGGAGACCACCGCGCGCTCGAGCAGCTCCGCCGGATTCTCCGCCTGATTCCTTCGCTCAAGGTCGTCTCGGCGCTTACGCCGCCTTCTCGGGATCCCACACCGCTCTCTTTGCGTCCGTTCGGGAGGCTGAGGGTTCTGGAGCTTAGGGGCTGCGATTTGTCCACCTCCGCTGCCCGAGGGTTGTTGGAGTTGAGGCACACTTTGGAAAAAATCATATGCCACAATTCTACT GATGCTCTACGGCATGTCTTTGCGAGCAGAATTGCCGAGATAAAGGGCTCTCCTCAATGGAACCGGTTGTCCTTTGTTTCATGTGCTTGTAATGGCTTGATTCTCATGGACGAGTCTTTGCAACTTCTTCCTGCTGTTGAAACTCTTGATCTTAGCCGGAACAAGTTTGCAAAAGTGGATAATCTTTGCAAGTGTGCCAAATTGAAGCACCTGGATCTTGGTTTTAATCACCTAAGATCGATTACATACTTCAATGAG cttGGAAAGCTACCGATGGTGCTATGCATTGAGCTTTATAGT GTCTCCTGTCGTATTGTTAAACTTGTTTTGAGGAACAATGCTCTAGCGACATTGCATGGGATTGAGAATCTGAAGTCACTTGAAGGGCTTGATGTTTCCTACAATTTAATTTCCAATTTTTCAGAGTTAGAGTTCCTTGGGTGCCTTCCCTCTCTACGAAGCCTATGGTTGGAAGGAAATCCATTATGTTGTGCCCGATGGTATAGAGCCCAAGTATTCAGCTTTTTCAATCATTTAGATAAA TTGAAGTTAGATGATAAGCACATCAGCACCAGAGAGTTCTGGAAACGTCAAATTATCATTGCCAGCAGGCAGAAGCGACCTGCCACCTTTGGATTTTATTCTCCTGCAAAAGATGAAGCTAGAGAAGATGGGAGTATTTACCGAAGACGG AGAAAGGCATCTCGACTTGCTTCTattgagaaggaagaagagaacACATATATATGTTCTGACCAAGAGTCTGTATCATGTGATGTTGATATTCAGAGCAGAGAAGAGGCTGTCATGTCCGATGCCGAagctgaaattgttgatttaATGAATAGAGTTGAACTCATGAAGAAAGAGCGTTCTGTTCTTTGGTTACGGGAGTTAAGGGTGTGGATGGATCATGCTTCTGAGAATTTTGTGGAAAGATCTAAATCTTATGGGGCAACATTGCATAACGAAAAAGAGAATTATATGAAAGGAAAGCCAAGCAAATGGTATCTGGGTGATAGTTCGAGATATGTTTCTGACTCTGTCCAAGCTTCTGGAGATGATAGTAGTACAAATGTTTTAGAATCTGATAATTCCTTTGCAGATATGTCTACTGGTTTGCCTGCTAACCCATACTTTAGTCAAGTTAGTTTCCTGGGGAATGGTAGTCGGTTTTCTTTGGCTGGAATGGGGAGAATTGATCTGAAAGAGGAGCATCCAAAATCTTATTCACATGACGGGATTACTACTATTTCTCTGCAAGCTAAAAGTTCACACCCTGATATCTTTGCTGTCCAAGGTGTTCATGGGGTGTTTGAAAATGTCATCATGTCACCATTACCAGCCACTGATGATATGTTAGTGTCTCATTCACCCTCTCCTTTCCCTTCATCTCCCCCTCATTATCAAGAGGACATTCTACATCGTCGCCACAACTTAGTCGAAGAAACTTTGCAACTATCTGCAGAGTCTTATTCACCAGCATCATCTGATAGTAATACCAGCTGTAGTGATGATGATTTCTGTGAATCAATAGTCGCTGTTGATAAGTCGCTGAATGAAGCTTATGCTAGAAGTGCTGAAGGccactcattttcttttgatgtCGAGGAGGATTTTGACCACCTAAGTCATGAAATTCCTCATGTAAGAGAAAATGGCACGTCTTGTTCTTTTGTTGACCAGACCTCTagtatgcacaaattttcaaattcagaACGGTTCTTGGAATCACATTGCAATGATTTTCCTACTGCTGATACTCTTGATGATCAAGTTTCTTGTTATGTCAACCAAGAGGCTGATTATTTTGAGAAGAGAAAAAGCCAaaggaaattgaagaaaaaagtaATTCCACTACTAGGGGAGAATAATGTGGTTGGTGGGACAGAATTGTCATTCAAATCAGATGGCAATTTGGATATTTGTGGAGTTCATGGAGCTGCAATCGAAAATGAACAAGGGAAACAAATTTCATATACCAGCGAATTCCAGGAAGTTATTCATATGGAAGAGAAGTGGAAAAAAGCAATTGTAGCCCCACCAATTGATGATTCTTATAAATTTCCAGGGTCTTGGTGCTCATCTTCTTGGAGTGCtgattttattgagaattttttcaATACAAATATTGCAGAATCTAGCATTCGTGAAACTTGTCGACAGTATTTGTGTTGTGATTGTGTACTTGAGCCAGAGTCCAAATATGGAGAAAG ATGCAGAGAAGTGATTCTGGTAATGAGCAGTGAAAACAAGTTGTATATTTTGCTTATTGGTATTTCAGGTGATGGATCAG GAGCTATCTTAAGTTTAGTAGGTTGCCATAAAATGGAAGATATTAGAGAGGTTTCAGTTGGTGTTGGACTTCAGGTTGTGAG GTTGTGCATTGACAGGGATTCAGCATACCTGTTTATAACTAGAAGCATCGAGAAGTCAAGGCAATTATTTAGTACCTTGAAAGTGTTTGATTTACATCCAGAAAATGATCATTGTTCTTTACGAAG GTCCAGGTTGAATTGTTTGAGAAACAAATATATGGAGGTTCAAAAGTGA